The following proteins are encoded in a genomic region of Deinococcus betulae:
- a CDS encoding DUF1697 domain-containing protein, giving the protein MRFVALLHAVNLGQTRKVSMAELRTLLGTLGLTGVQTYIQSGNALFDADPDPHLGQNLEAALGAHFGFTIPVTLRTAEDWRQAAQHCPADLLTEPVSVAFLARGPQPDAVATLQARDVTPERWALIGAQVYQTVPEGTRNLRLSQAVLTRVLGVPCTVRNWRTVQAIAGRL; this is encoded by the coding sequence ATGAGGTTTGTCGCCCTGCTGCACGCCGTGAATCTAGGCCAGACCCGCAAGGTCAGCATGGCCGAACTGCGTACCCTCCTGGGTACGTTGGGCCTGACCGGCGTGCAGACCTACATTCAGAGTGGCAACGCGCTGTTCGACGCCGATCCGGACCCCCACCTGGGCCAGAACCTGGAAGCGGCTCTGGGCGCCCACTTCGGCTTCACCATTCCCGTGACCCTGCGAACGGCCGAAGACTGGCGGCAGGCCGCGCAGCACTGTCCCGCCGACCTGCTGACGGAGCCGGTCAGCGTGGCGTTTCTGGCACGTGGGCCCCAACCGGACGCCGTGGCCACCTTACAGGCGCGCGACGTGACCCCCGAACGCTGGGCCCTGATAGGCGCGCAGGTGTACCAGACGGTGCCCGAAGGTACGCGGAACCTGCGGTTGTCCCAGGCCGTGCTGACCCGTGTGCTGGGGGTGCCGTGTACCGTCCGCAACTGGCGCACCGTGCAGGCCATCGCCGGGCGGCTGTGA
- a CDS encoding DMT family transporter: MNSAPRLKTALLGAAPLVFVLLWSTGFLGTKGAARNADPFAFLSVRFVLAALLMALLTAALRAPWPTPAQARRAAVTGLLLHAGYLGGVTVAIHLGLPAGVTSVLVGLQPLLTALLSAPVLGEVVTARQWSGLGLGFVGVLLVVVGRPVGTGSLSAGALLAAGIALACTTAGTLYQRRYGAGMPLLGGTTVQYLASALLTGLILLAQGGGTIHWNTEFILSLTWLVLVLSVGAILLLMRLLRDLPAAQVGSLFYLVPPLAVLEAFVLYGERLSLWSLAGLGLCVAGVALAATQPAGPRPRTHTHE, translated from the coding sequence GTGAACTCAGCCCCGCGCCTGAAGACGGCCCTCCTGGGCGCAGCGCCACTGGTGTTCGTGCTGCTGTGGAGCACCGGCTTTCTGGGCACCAAGGGCGCGGCCCGCAACGCCGACCCATTTGCGTTTCTGAGCGTGCGGTTCGTGCTCGCGGCCCTGCTGATGGCGCTGCTGACCGCTGCGCTGCGGGCCCCCTGGCCCACGCCGGCCCAGGCCCGGCGCGCGGCGGTCACGGGCCTGCTGCTGCACGCCGGCTACTTGGGCGGCGTCACGGTGGCCATCCATCTAGGGCTGCCAGCGGGCGTTACCAGTGTGCTGGTGGGCCTGCAACCCCTGCTGACGGCGCTGCTGTCGGCGCCGGTGCTGGGCGAAGTGGTCACGGCGCGGCAATGGAGCGGGCTGGGCCTGGGGTTTGTCGGTGTGCTGCTGGTGGTCGTGGGCCGACCGGTGGGCACCGGGAGCCTCAGCGCCGGCGCGCTACTGGCGGCGGGCATCGCCCTGGCCTGCACCACGGCGGGCACGCTGTACCAGCGCCGGTACGGAGCCGGGATGCCGCTCCTGGGCGGAACTACGGTGCAGTACCTTGCCAGCGCCCTGCTGACGGGGCTGATCCTGCTGGCCCAGGGCGGCGGCACCATTCACTGGAACACGGAATTTATCCTGTCACTGACCTGGCTGGTGCTGGTGCTGTCGGTGGGCGCCATCCTGCTGCTCATGCGCCTGCTGCGCGATCTCCCAGCCGCGCAGGTGGGGAGTCTGTTCTATCTGGTGCCGCCCCTGGCCGTTCTGGAAGCCTTTGTGCTGTACGGCGAGCGGCTGAGCCTGTGGTCGCTGGCCGGGCTGGGGCTGTGCGTGGCAGGTGTGGCACTGGCCGCCACGCAACCCGCGGGCCCCAGGCCGCGTACCCACACGCATGAGTGA
- the menC gene encoding o-succinylbenzoate synthase codes for MRLDRAEFRIVSLPLLQPFRTSFGVVSEKTFLLLRLFGEGLEGAAEGVMDARPQYREETLSGALALLRETVLPEVLGRDWVNPEELTRHLSFLRGNRMALATAEMAFWDLHARSLGRPLSALLGGVRDAVPVGVSLGIQPSVQATVETARAHAERGYRRIKLKIEPGWDVEVVRAVKAALPDMPVTVDANAAYTPAHLNTLLELDGLGLDYIEQPLAWNDLRDHAKLQALMRTPLCLDECITTAQDARKALETGACRLVNIKVGRVGGHLEARRVHDVAASFGAPVWCGGMLESGVGRAHNIHLATLENFTKPGDTSSSSRYWARDIICEALETESGLMPVPPGPGTGVTLDLPFLDSVTRMRETVTPASPQVTAWGAG; via the coding sequence GTGAGGCTTGACCGCGCTGAATTCCGCATCGTTTCTCTGCCACTGCTGCAACCCTTCCGGACCAGCTTCGGGGTGGTGAGCGAGAAGACGTTTCTGCTGCTCAGGCTGTTCGGCGAGGGGCTGGAGGGCGCCGCCGAAGGGGTGATGGACGCCCGGCCGCAGTACCGCGAAGAAACCCTGTCGGGGGCACTGGCCCTCCTGCGGGAAACGGTGCTGCCCGAGGTGCTCGGCCGGGACTGGGTCAATCCCGAAGAACTCACGCGCCACCTCTCTTTTCTGCGCGGCAACCGCATGGCGCTGGCCACCGCCGAGATGGCTTTCTGGGATCTGCACGCCCGGAGCCTGGGGCGGCCGCTGTCCGCCCTGCTGGGCGGCGTGCGGGACGCGGTGCCGGTCGGCGTCTCACTGGGGATTCAGCCGAGCGTGCAGGCCACGGTCGAAACAGCACGCGCGCACGCCGAGCGCGGCTACAGGCGGATCAAGCTCAAGATTGAGCCCGGCTGGGACGTTGAGGTCGTGCGGGCCGTGAAGGCCGCCTTACCCGACATGCCAGTCACGGTAGACGCGAACGCCGCCTATACGCCAGCGCACCTCAACACGCTGCTGGAACTGGACGGGCTGGGTCTGGACTATATCGAGCAGCCGCTGGCCTGGAACGACCTACGCGACCACGCCAAACTTCAGGCCCTCATGCGGACCCCGCTGTGCCTGGACGAGTGCATCACCACCGCGCAGGACGCCCGCAAGGCGCTGGAAACCGGGGCCTGCCGCCTCGTGAACATCAAGGTCGGGCGGGTGGGCGGCCACTTGGAAGCGCGGCGGGTGCACGACGTGGCGGCCTCGTTTGGCGCCCCGGTGTGGTGTGGCGGCATGCTCGAAAGCGGGGTCGGGCGCGCCCACAACATCCACCTGGCGACCCTGGAGAACTTCACCAAGCCGGGCGACACCAGTTCCTCCTCACGCTACTGGGCGCGCGACATCATCTGCGAGGCGCTGGAAACCGAGAGTGGCCTGATGCCCGTGCCGCCGGGACCCGGCACCGGGGTCACGCTTGACCTGCCATTTCTGGACAGCGTGACCCGGATGCGGGAGACCGTTACCCCGGCCAGTCCGCAGGTCACGGCCTGGGGGGCGGGATGA
- a CDS encoding ABC transporter permease: MLTYVLRRLLALPLILLAVTFLIVLVTQLIPPEQRAASYIRNLEQLARVQDIIRVNHLDGNVFEQYGMWLQQVLAGNLGLSRTSGQPVLETLLARFPATVELALYTFFPLVALGVWLGSGAAVQRGRAADTAIRVFAVLGHSVPSFVLGVWLLVLFYGALGLLTGEVRRVTGLVTVDALLSGRPDVFWDAIQHLVLPVLTLLVVSSAALVKGTRASMIEALGSDYIRTARAKGVAEGVVVGRHARRNALLTVVTLMALSISGLLQGAVLAETLYGYPGVGGWAAQAAAQGDLPGMLGFALLTATIVVVANLLADLAYALIDPRVRYT; this comes from the coding sequence ATGCTGACCTATGTGCTGCGCCGCCTGCTGGCACTGCCACTCATTTTGCTGGCGGTGACGTTCCTGATTGTGCTGGTAACGCAGCTTATCCCGCCCGAGCAGCGCGCCGCCTCTTACATCCGCAACCTTGAACAGCTGGCGCGCGTGCAGGACATCATCCGGGTCAACCACCTGGACGGCAACGTGTTCGAGCAGTACGGGATGTGGCTCCAGCAGGTGCTGGCGGGCAACCTGGGCCTTTCGCGCACCAGCGGTCAGCCGGTTCTTGAGACGCTGCTGGCCCGCTTTCCCGCCACCGTGGAACTGGCCCTGTACACCTTTTTCCCGCTGGTCGCGCTGGGCGTCTGGCTGGGCAGCGGGGCGGCGGTGCAGCGGGGCCGGGCGGCCGACACCGCCATCCGCGTGTTTGCCGTGCTGGGTCACAGTGTCCCCAGTTTCGTGCTGGGCGTATGGCTGCTGGTGCTGTTTTACGGCGCACTGGGCCTGCTGACCGGCGAGGTGCGCCGCGTGACCGGACTGGTTACCGTGGACGCGCTGCTTAGCGGGCGGCCCGACGTGTTCTGGGACGCCATTCAGCATCTCGTGCTGCCGGTCTTGACGCTGCTGGTGGTCAGCAGCGCCGCGCTGGTCAAGGGCACCCGCGCCAGCATGATCGAGGCGCTGGGCAGCGATTACATCCGCACCGCGCGGGCCAAAGGGGTTGCCGAGGGCGTGGTGGTCGGCCGGCACGCGCGGCGCAACGCCCTGCTGACCGTGGTGACGCTGATGGCCCTGAGTATTTCGGGGCTGCTGCAAGGCGCGGTGCTGGCCGAAACGCTCTACGGCTACCCCGGCGTGGGCGGCTGGGCGGCGCAGGCCGCGGCGCAGGGCGACCTGCCGGGCATGCTGGGGTTCGCGCTGCTCACCGCGACCATCGTGGTGGTCGCCAACCTGCTGGCCGACCTCGCCTACGCGCTGATTGACCCGCGCGTAAGGTACACATGA
- a CDS encoding ABC transporter permease, producing the protein MSGTGPDVARLTVRRPVMGTDRTARTRRRHFLSRRVPAQVGAVLVALFVLVALLAPPQVNCRRALGMTEGQTYPGPAAYVREVVATPAACLQMPRQGFAAQPTPPAGDAPLGRVSGYDIRYGLVWGTRTAFFLGLTVLTITVTIGSLVGVAAGFFGGVTDNLLMRLTDILFAFPALVLMLVLVAALGPGLGNIVLALSLVSWAGLARVVRAEVLRLRELEYVAAAHSLGASPARLALRHVLPGAAGPLLGIAVLEMGSLPIVAGALSFLGLGTPLGYADWGQLIALAQKWIQGPPGQPLAYWYVTLFPGLCTVLYSIGWNLLGDALGEDLDPRHA; encoded by the coding sequence ATGAGCGGCACTGGACCGGACGTGGCCCGGCTGACCGTGCGCCGCCCAGTGATGGGCACGGACCGGACGGCGCGCACCCGCCGGCGGCACTTTCTGAGCCGCCGCGTGCCCGCGCAGGTTGGGGCGGTCCTGGTGGCCCTGTTTGTGCTGGTGGCGCTGCTGGCCCCGCCGCAAGTCAACTGCCGCCGGGCCCTGGGCATGACGGAGGGGCAGACCTACCCCGGCCCCGCCGCCTACGTGCGCGAGGTCGTGGCGACGCCCGCCGCGTGCCTTCAGATGCCGCGCCAGGGCTTTGCCGCCCAGCCCACGCCGCCTGCCGGGGACGCGCCGCTGGGCCGGGTGAGCGGCTACGACATCCGCTACGGCCTGGTGTGGGGCACGCGCACCGCCTTTTTTCTGGGGCTGACCGTGCTGACCATCACGGTGACCATCGGCAGTCTGGTGGGCGTCGCCGCCGGGTTTTTCGGGGGCGTGACCGACAACCTGCTGATGCGCCTGACCGATATTCTCTTCGCCTTTCCCGCACTGGTGCTGATGCTGGTGCTGGTGGCGGCGCTGGGGCCGGGGCTGGGGAACATCGTGCTGGCGCTGAGCCTGGTGTCATGGGCCGGACTGGCCCGCGTGGTCCGGGCAGAGGTGCTGCGGCTGCGTGAACTGGAGTACGTGGCAGCCGCGCACAGCCTGGGGGCCAGCCCGGCGCGGCTCGCGCTGCGCCACGTCCTGCCCGGCGCCGCCGGCCCGCTGCTGGGCATCGCTGTGCTGGAAATGGGCAGCCTGCCCATCGTGGCGGGGGCCCTCTCGTTTCTGGGCCTGGGCACGCCGCTGGGCTACGCCGACTGGGGCCAGCTGATCGCCCTGGCGCAGAAGTGGATTCAGGGGCCGCCGGGCCAGCCCCTCGCCTACTGGTACGTGACCCTTTTTCCTGGGCTGTGCACCGTGCTGTACAGCATCGGCTGGAACCTCCTGGGCGACGCCCTGGGAGAAGACCTTGACCCGCGCCACGCTTAG